AGACCGGTTGGACTGGAAAAGACAAAAGGAAAGAGAAgaggaaacacacaaacacatacacacacgactGCTGAATCCATTCACGAGAAGATTGATCGATCCTATAACCTGTCCTGCTCACGTTTTACCAGAGGTGATAGAAGTGAattaaagttgtcctaagactAGAGTCCTTTTTGgtttttaggttttaggacaacgCTGATGAATATTTGTTATCCACtttaaatgttgactactgtatactGAATTAGGAATGTGGATAGATTTGGAAGCCATTTGGTGTACAGTGACTATTTTAACAATCAATAACACAAAAAATAATGTATCGAAAATGTCCAATGTGCAAAATAGCATAAAACAGTGATATGTACTAGAGTATTAATAATCAAGATGACAGAAGATGACAGGTCATGGTTATTATAACACCCACCAAGTTTGGTTTAAATCCACTAAACTAAAGCATCACAGAGATATAGCCTTATGTCCACTTTGGAGAGCTTTGATCAACTTGTTTTCCAGGTTTTAGAATtgacatggtctgaagatgatatgGTTAGATTTCCATGGAAAATAGACGAACTATCTAGGATGAGTTCATAAAAAGACAAATACAAAATCGTGGGAAATTACAGCATGGGGTGTTTAAGGATGTGACCAGAGGACAGATTTAGTTTCTAGCCCTaatggttcaaaagttattagcacaAATGTAAGTGCAGATATGagcagttggtggcgctagagggtttgagttagagactccaaATTTGGTGTGCTAAATGCTGAGACTGTCCTTAAtctgtgtgccaaatttcataatTACCTGCCATACGGTTCTATGGGTGGCCAAAGACTCAAACGCGGAAGAAGAAGACGACACGATGACGACATACAACAGGTGCATACAGTACACACCTTGGGTTCTTGGCTAATTACAAACTCATAATAGTACTTAGAATGAGACTAATTTCATTACAGTTTTGAGGTGGATTCTAGATAATTGGATTATTATGGTTTTCTTTTGATCTCgaggtgaaatgtgacctggaagTGTGAGTTTAGCTCATCTACCAATTAAAGACCCTGGAAATGTGACTGAAAATGGACAAAACTGAGCGTGTGGGCTTTAACCAGCACTCTGTTCACATCGATATCGCATTagctattattatttacatttctgaTGAAAATACAACTTCCAACAGATCTCCATCAAGCTACTTTGTAAAGTGTTCATATGGTGCGATTTCATTTCTTTCttcctctttggagtgttacaagctcttggcaaataatgaagatctgtaaagctgcaaagactaaagtctcaaatccaaagagatattctttgttAAAGTAAAGACGTGTAAAACAAGGTAATAGCTACAGATgtttcacaaaacagaaagatgaTTCTGGACGTTAGCAGCTAGTCTCAGCAGAAGAGCGGACAGACAAAAGCAAATCATATACAAACGTGCAGCTACTGTCGGAAGAGTGTAATCTAATGAAAGCAGCTTTACCTTCTGGCCGAGGAACAAGCTTTTGGAGGAGAGGACAGTGAGACCATCGGCCGAGCCGCCCGCTGTAGAGCTGGTCACTGCTTTAGCCATCGCAGCCCGTCTCTGTCAAGAGCAGACCACTGCATTCATCCACTGATAATCACACTGGACATGAGACCGCTTCACTGTCAGGAGCACCACACACTGCTGATGTGTTAGCATCAGTGTAATGAGAGTTCGGCACATACCTTTACTCCAGAGGAGTTTTTAGAGCCCAGTTTCTTGACAGCTGCGTGGTTGGCGGTCTTGGACTTCTTCGTTGGTGGAGGAGTGATGACGGCTTCCAGCTTTGCTTTCGCTCCTCTCTTCTTAGACAGCAGCTCTGTGTGGATGTTGGGTAAAACTCCTCCGGCAGCGATGGTGACGCCTTTGAGCAGCTGCACCGGTGTTAAACAGAGACGCGAACAAATCTTTGCACCGTAAAACACATCTGAtccaaataaatatgatttcatcaTCTTTCAGGTGAACGATGTCTAGTATTAAATCTGTTCAGAGGTTGTGTAGTGCAGACAGATCAGATCAATTTCTAGTATAACATCACATCAAAAAGACTTCTAGAAGCCTGTGATGTCTGCGTCTGCGTGGTGTGAGAAGGTTTGATCCGGAGCTTGTTACCTGGTGAAGCTCCTCATCGTTGGCGACGGCTAGGAGAATGTGTCTGGGAGTGACGCGGCTCTTCTTATTGTCTCGGGCTGCGTTGCCTGCCAGCTCCAGGATCTCAGCTGAAAGCACCACAGAAGAAGAGCTTCATGAGGACAGAAAGGCTTCTGATGCGCTGGTTACAGAAGCTTCGTACCTGTCAGGTACTCCAGTACCGCAGCCATGTAGACTGGAGCTCCAACACCAATCCTGTATTTGGGAAGCCCTCTTTTAACATAGCGCAGCATCCGTCCCACAGGGAAGATCACGCCGGCCCTCGCAGACCTGGACGTCTTGGAGATCTTCTTCTTCCCTCCTCGACTGGACATGATGCCTGAGGAGCAAACACGATGAAGTTCACAGTCCTGTCCATGCATTTCTACATTCTGCATCAAAACAAAGCGTGCTGGCACAAAGAACAAGTCATGTATTCATGCAAACGAGTTATTATTGCGCACATGAAAAGTTTGTGCTAACTACGATCAATTAATTTGCCAGGAATGTGATCTTCTGAATGATGCATGTGCTTCATATGTCATCAGATGTTAAGCAGCAAATAGTTCAAATGAACGAGATCATCAGCGCACAAACATGATTCTGTCATATTCTGTTCTCCATCTGAACACAGATGATGCATCTGACAAGTTCATTTAATTAGCATTGCAACATCAACAATAATAACAAACTGAACATAACTATCGAGTCTCTACTGAGCGTGCTGCTGTCGAGTATTTGTGTCGGTGTGATGAAATCTGCGTGACTGTGCTCCAGAGGTGTTTCCGCGTGTTTCTCAGGAGCGATGACTTCCTGATGACGCGAGAGTGAGAGTCGCGGCGCGCGGACGCGCAGGAGTCACCGAGACGCGCGGGGGACAGCGGGAGACTTACAGCAGAGAGCTCGGCGTGGCGTCGCGTCGCGTCGCGTTTAGTCCAGCACAGCACAGCTGAAGTCTGACGAGCCCAGGCAAGTACCGTCCCACACACCCAGAATGCCCAGCGCGCGGAGGAGGTCACCCGTCAGCAGAGGCGCTGTGCTCGCTCCGAGGGCCAGGGTTATGTAAGAATGACATCTGCTGGAGACGAGCCTCTGGGGCTCACAACATTTAGCATGATGAAATAGGCATTTTATTTCCAAGACCCAGTCGTACAAAAGAAATTTGATCAGATTTAGCTGTCATAGTAGATTTAGAAAAGGGAttgataaaacaacaacaacaacagttgtCTGAAATGTTTTACACGGATACATTTgaagcaacaaacaaaaaactaaaataaaactggatTATCCAGATCCCATCTGAAGATTGGACTCAAGGtggtgaaaaaaatataaaatacttgtaCAATATTTGTTTCATGTAGTATACGCTACAGATATCTTAAATATTTAGAAGATTATGCAGTCTATGATTAATTTGGTTGTGAGTCATCTGAAGTGGATATCTGGGATGTTTTCTGTCTCTGATCCAGTGCTAACAGAGGTTTGGTCATCTGGTAACTTTAACCCTAACTTTTTTAGggaaacctaaccctaaccctctcgACACCCGCTGGTGAAAACACTGTGGATAAAACCAGACGCTTACATTACTTTACATGAGTCAGAACCCGATTACTCTATAAAAATGAGTCAAAAATGAGAAGTGAAGAGAGAGGTATTGCTACAAtcatattttcagtatttctcagagCTCTGGTTTTAAGTATAagttgtttgaagtaatggtgctttatATAACATTATCTACAGCAAtaagtgttaatgataaatcccttgTGACATTTGTACTGCCTACTGTATACAGGAACCATACAGACTTTATCAAACAAtgtgctgattttacatccgagttagtgcagataaagttttaattgttggtgattttaatatccatgtcgataatgaaaaagatgcattgggatcagcatttatagacattctgaactctactgGAGTTAGACAGTCttcagttatcttcctgatgtatccca
This genomic stretch from Carassius gibelio isolate Cgi1373 ecotype wild population from Czech Republic chromosome B21, carGib1.2-hapl.c, whole genome shotgun sequence harbors:
- the LOC127985501 gene encoding core histone macro-H2A.1 encodes the protein MSSRGGKKKISKTSRSARAGVIFPVGRMLRYVKRGLPKYRIGVGAPVYMAAVLEYLTAEILELAGNAARDNKKSRVTPRHILLAVANDEELHQLLKGVTIAAGGVLPNIHTELLSKKRGAKAKLEAVITPPPTKKSKTANHAAVKKLGSKNSSGVKRRAAMAKAVTSSTAGGSADGLTVLSSKSLFLGQKLQVVQADIASIESEAVVHPTNSTFYMGGEVGSALEKIGGKELAEAVLELRKSNGPLEVAGAAMTSGHGLPAKFVIHCNSPGWGSDKCEEMLEKTVKNCLALADEKKLKSVAFPSIGSGRNGFPKQTAAQLILKAISSYFVATMSSSIKTVFFVLFDSESIGIYVQEMAKLDAN